The following proteins are co-located in the Rheinheimera salexigens genome:
- a CDS encoding DUF4382 domain-containing protein — MKNNIIKLAVIASATMLAACGGSNDNSPKLANFSLGVSDAPVNGALSVMVCFNKVELTGNGLGKQSFTIGSDTEAAAANDKCRDANGNVIANSRGIDLLLLDGAKSEALISGAKFAAGNYGQLRLAIAEGSYVVQEDGLKVPLRVPSNELKLGGVTLSAGGTFNYTLEFDLRKAMVNPVGQPGYLLKPRGLRLVDNSEIGHLTGQVAEGLLINNSCTVAPVDVLRPVATVYLYQGADRPLAELSDNGGVNVYQSYASTNVYFDGVSEYHYSIGYIDADTYTAAVSCDIIDDPEQADDITFLQAENVIINANATPVQLDFTP, encoded by the coding sequence ATGAAAAATAATATAATAAAACTCGCTGTTATTGCATCGGCTACAATGCTTGCTGCTTGTGGTGGTTCAAATGATAACTCGCCAAAGTTGGCTAACTTTAGTTTGGGTGTCAGTGATGCGCCGGTCAATGGTGCATTAAGCGTAATGGTATGTTTTAACAAAGTTGAACTCACAGGCAATGGTTTAGGCAAACAAAGCTTTACCATTGGCAGTGATACTGAGGCTGCGGCCGCGAATGATAAATGTCGGGATGCTAATGGCAATGTTATCGCCAATAGCCGAGGTATCGATTTATTGTTACTGGATGGCGCAAAATCAGAAGCCTTAATTAGTGGTGCTAAGTTTGCAGCCGGTAATTATGGTCAGCTGCGTTTGGCTATTGCAGAAGGCAGTTATGTTGTGCAAGAAGATGGTTTAAAAGTGCCGTTACGGGTGCCTTCTAATGAGTTAAAACTGGGCGGCGTAACCTTGTCGGCTGGGGGTACTTTTAATTACACTTTGGAGTTTGATTTACGTAAGGCCATGGTCAATCCAGTAGGGCAGCCAGGTTACTTGCTTAAACCAAGGGGGCTCCGCTTAGTTGATAACAGTGAAATTGGTCATCTTACGGGGCAAGTGGCTGAAGGCTTACTGATTAATAACAGCTGTACCGTTGCACCGGTTGATGTATTAAGACCAGTAGCGACAGTGTATTTGTATCAAGGAGCAGACCGGCCGTTAGCTGAGTTGTCAGATAATGGCGGTGTTAATGTCTATCAGTCTTATGCCAGTACCAATGTGTACTTTGATGGTGTCAGCGAATACCATTACAGTATTGGTTATATAGATGCTGATACTTATACCGCAGCAGTCAGTTGCGATATTATTGATGACCCTGAACAGGCAGATGACATAACCTTTTTGCAAGCCGAGAATGTTATTATCAATGCTAATGCAACGCCAGTACAACTAGATTTTACGCCGTAA
- a CDS encoding BCCT family transporter yields the protein MPLNTSKLEVTALLLCISLAVIAFIFPELLTGHLQPLINQLLSYLGAPFFLLVNLLLFAVIALAISPLGQRKIGGKHAKVEFGLFGWLAMLFAAGMGSGLIFWGVAEPALHTVSSPLKPSLYANPQTSGLALTLVNWGAHAWALYAVFGLVLGGLSNNSGKVGDISAPVISASAGLLNRSWQRKLAFSITLIAILSIFFGVVGTIANSTLLLRKGLTIKLGVESAWLSGFIIISLIVLLYTISAKLGLKKGIQTLSKFNVYLAFALIAWLLIFVPLKPIIDIALGGTWDYLKLITSGTWQFASILNNPEWANGWTYNYYFWWLAWGPFVGVFLARISQGRPVWQYIVGVVLVPTLVTIVWFSVFSGSAIAWDQTYQSGILAAIKADYTQGLFVFFQQLGWQGAVLVWSSLLLLLIFVATSADSAILVIRQLSAADNKQTWSLYAWSITLGLCAFILLLQNNEPLNRSVAIIGALPFLLIFILQLVGFIKEFIKEKRAD from the coding sequence TTGCCATTAAATACCAGCAAACTTGAAGTAACGGCTTTACTACTTTGTATCAGCTTAGCCGTTATCGCCTTTATATTTCCTGAATTACTCACCGGTCATTTACAGCCGCTAATTAACCAATTATTGAGCTATTTAGGTGCGCCGTTTTTTTTATTAGTTAACTTATTACTGTTTGCGGTTATCGCGCTAGCCATTAGTCCGTTGGGTCAACGTAAAATAGGCGGTAAGCACGCCAAGGTTGAGTTTGGTTTATTTGGCTGGTTAGCCATGTTGTTTGCTGCCGGTATGGGCTCTGGACTTATATTTTGGGGCGTGGCAGAACCGGCACTGCATACGGTTAGCTCACCATTAAAACCAAGTTTATATGCTAATCCCCAAACCAGTGGCTTAGCATTAACCCTAGTGAATTGGGGCGCACATGCTTGGGCACTTTATGCCGTATTTGGCTTGGTGTTAGGTGGGCTTAGTAACAACAGCGGAAAAGTAGGTGATATTAGCGCACCGGTAATTAGTGCCTCAGCAGGGCTACTTAATCGCAGTTGGCAGCGTAAACTAGCTTTTAGCATTACCTTAATTGCCATATTATCGATATTTTTTGGCGTGGTAGGCACCATTGCCAACTCAACTTTATTACTACGTAAAGGACTGACAATAAAGCTTGGTGTAGAGTCTGCATGGCTATCCGGTTTTATTATCATTAGTTTAATAGTGCTGCTGTATACTATTTCCGCCAAGTTAGGCCTAAAAAAGGGCATTCAAACACTGAGTAAGTTTAATGTCTATTTAGCGTTTGCCTTAATAGCTTGGCTGCTTATTTTTGTGCCCCTTAAACCCATAATAGATATAGCGCTTGGCGGCACTTGGGATTACTTAAAGCTTATCACTTCAGGTACCTGGCAATTTGCCAGCATACTTAATAACCCAGAATGGGCCAACGGTTGGACCTACAACTACTATTTTTGGTGGCTAGCATGGGGGCCATTCGTGGGCGTGTTTTTAGCCAGAATTAGCCAAGGCAGGCCAGTGTGGCAATACATTGTTGGTGTCGTATTGGTGCCTACGCTGGTCACTATAGTTTGGTTTAGCGTATTTTCAGGCTCTGCTATTGCTTGGGATCAAACTTATCAAAGCGGTATTTTAGCAGCGATTAAAGCCGATTATACCCAAGGGCTATTTGTGTTCTTTCAGCAATTAGGCTGGCAAGGGGCAGTTCTGGTGTGGTCTAGCTTATTATTGCTGTTAATTTTTGTCGCCACTTCTGCCGACTCTGCTATTTTGGTTATTCGTCAATTAAGCGCTGCAGACAATAAGCAAACATGGAGCCTGTATGCTTGGTCAATTACCCTAGGCTTATGTGCTTTTATATTGTTATTGCAAAACAATGAACCCTTAAACAGAAGCGTTGCTATTATTGGTGCCTTACCATTTTTGCTAATATTTATTCTGCAACTTGTAGGGTTTATTAAAGAGTTTATAAAAGAGAAAAGGGCTGATTAA